The stretch of DNA GCTGACCGCCCCGGCCCCATGGTGGTGCCGACTACACCAGGGACAGGGGGGAGAAGCGGCTCCCCTCCGGCTCGCCCTGCGGCCAGACTGGCGGCAGACCCGGAGCGGGACCCGGGCGGGACCGGTGGGGAGAGTGGTGACGATGGGGATCGAGCGGCGGCAAAGCGGCCTCGGGACCGCGCTGCGCGAGGCGGTGCTCGCGGGGGTGCGGGGGCTCGGGCTCGCCGTCCTCGTGCCGGTGGGGTCGATCACTCTGTTCGTATGCGCGGTGCTGTCGATCGCCTTCATCTTGCTCGGGGTCGGCGTGTTCACCACCCCGTACGTGCTGACCGCCGTCCGCGCCCACGCCGATCGTCGCAGGCTCCTCGCCGCGGACTGGGCCGATGTGCGCATCCCCTCCTCCTACCGGCCCTTCCCGCCGGATCTCCGCCGGGGGGTCACAGGCCGGGTGGAGCGCTGCGCGCTGATGGTGAAGGACCCGGCGACCTGGCGGGACCTGCGGTGGCTCCTGGCGGACATGACGGCGGGCTGGATCACGGCGTTCCTGCCCGCCGCCCTCACGGTCTACGCCGTCGAGGGGCTGGTGATCGCGGCCGGGCTGTGGCACGTCCTCGCCGATACGGGGTACTGGTACGCGTTCGTGCCGGTCGGTGGTCAGGCGAGTGCCCTGGCGGCGGGCGCCCTCGGCCTCGTCCTGCTGGGTCTCGGGGCGCTCTACGGCCCCGCCCTGCTGCGCTTCCACTTCACCTTCACGCGGTCCGTCCTCGCCCCCGACCGTGCGGGGGAGATGACCAGGCGGATCGCCGCACTGACCGAGTCGCGGCATGCCGCCGTGGACACCTCCGCCTCCGA from Streptomyces tsukubensis encodes:
- a CDS encoding sensor histidine kinase, whose translation is MGIERRQSGLGTALREAVLAGVRGLGLAVLVPVGSITLFVCAVLSIAFILLGVGVFTTPYVLTAVRAHADRRRLLAADWADVRIPSSYRPFPPDLRRGVTGRVERCALMVKDPATWRDLRWLLADMTAGWITAFLPAALTVYAVEGLVIAAGLWHVLADTGYWYAFVPVGGQASALAAGALGLVLLGLGALYGPALLRFHFTFTRSVLAPDRAGEMTRRIAALTESRHAAVDTSASELRRIERDLHDGAQARLVAMGMDLGTVEALIERDPAKAKAMLAQARRSSADALTELRDLVRGIHPPVLAERGLGDAVKALALRFPLESEVTVDLPGRAEAPVESAAYFAVSELLANTAKHSGADRVWVDLAHRGGALRINVTDNGSGGAAASAGSGLSGVERRIGTFDGVLAVSSPVGGPTMVTMEIPCELS